The following is a genomic window from Struthio camelus isolate bStrCam1 chromosome 17, bStrCam1.hap1, whole genome shotgun sequence.
ACATCCTACTCCTACTGACCAAGCCCTTgacatggggacaccctggggcagTGCTAAGGGCAGGTTCTCTAGAAATACTGGCTATTTCATCATTGCTGTGACTTATaagtttttctttctattcactTTATGATTTCTGCAATGACTGGCACTAAATCTCTTTCAGGAGGTGCAAGAGCATTCCTGTGGATGAGAAGCCCATGTAACTGCCTCCTTTTTGATCATCAGCTTTGTGTGTAGGGACATTCATCTggaagggctggggctgggtggaAGACTacgtgcagcagctgccactggtAGTTGATGGTGCTTGAATCCACAACCAACCACAGTAGGGTTGGTGCAGCTGGAGATTGCACTTATGTAGAAAGCAAAGCTTTATCCAGAAATGTGCTGTGAACATATGCTTTCTATCTTATGGTTGTTCTTATCTTATTAGACAGTCAGGTTTGCCTTTGCACAATTAGCTGTCATAGGGCACTGGTGACTCATTTTCAGCTGCTTCCTATCAGAATTCTTTAGCCTTATGTGGAGGCCATGCTCTCCGTGATGACCCCCTTCCCAAAAATATGGTAGGCATTCTTATTTCCTGGATGTGCACTCTTGCGTTCTTCAGTGGTACACTGGATAGATGCTACAAGCTGCCTGGAAATGGGACAGGCTCTCAGTGGTAACTCAATATCCTTATTATGGGGTCATCCTTCTTGCAGAGTGCTGAGACATCatgaccctccccccccccccaaggattctttggcagaggggaggtggaaggaggaaAACAGGAGTCACAGCCGTACAGCTGTGCTCTGAGTAGTGTATCTTCACTCTCGCTCTCTTGGCATCCACATGAAGAGGTTattctttcagctgtttctgtcaggctgggagaggggctgagAGCAGTCAAACAAAACACTGGTAGTGTCTGGCTTGGGATGGAGGCTCAAGCTGCTCCGTCCTGAGTCAGAGGGCAGCAAATCCCAGCAATATTGGAGTGCCACCTTAATGTAGTTAAGACTGTGAATAAATAACTGTCTTTCATTTCCTGAAAGTTTGCAAggattttcttaactttttttcttctttttaatctgtaGCTCAAACTAGACAAGCATGGCCTGTCCCTTAGTGTGCCGATGTGCACTGGGTTTGATTTTCTCTTTAGCTAACACTGactggcaggggctggggagatCCAGGCAGCATTCTCCTGGAAATCAATGATGACACCTGTCTGAGGAGGCAGCTCACTAAGGGAAGGGCCAAAATTCAGGACTGCTGCTGCCAGTCTCCTTCCAGGTGGTTGGTGCCCTGTACTTTGCTTTATACTTCTTTCCCAGAGCACAACCATTATAATCATCCTCTTCACTTTTATGTTTCATTTAGCTAATAAATGTGCCTACAAGTGGAACTTCACTTGGCATCAGTTCTCAGCAAATGATGAAGTTTAACTTCTTTATCTGAAAATAACTCAGTGCAATCATGATTTGCCAAATAGAATCTGACCTATAATTGTGCAAATTATCTTACATTTATATATGTAATAAATAATTTCTGTGCTTCGAACTCATAGCCTGTTCACACCATTCTGAAAAGTTTCTCACATGTTATATGTTCTGTAAATATTGATTATTTCCAGGATTTTCAAAACCATCCTGAACCCTTCTCAATCtctagatgaaaaaaatcatatattaaaCACAGAAGCTGCAACAGGCCTTGTTTTAAATCAGTATAAATacttatattttaaagtatttaatcaTCATTTATTGTTTCTCTTACTTCTTTTACCCCTAGTCGTTCCTATACTCCCCAAAAAAGAGTTGCAAGTTAAAATCATATAAAGAGTAAGGTACGTAAAGAATTAATGCACATCAAGTCCTTTCTTATTTACCACCTGGTGTTACTAGAGAAGATCTACTTACATTGGCATTAGCACATATCAATTCATTATTCACTTGAGTTAGATacagctggttttgtttgtttgttttcttcttgtgaGACTTAAGCTTAATAAACCTATCATTGTATCATTTGGGAACCTAAAAATATCAGGAGAGCCAGTGGTATATTATAGGGTGATATAATTGGGATATATATATTAAATGCTGTttgaattgtcttgcaggtttgATTAGAAAATAGATCACTATGGAAAAGTGAACATTGATCTCTACGCTCAGGCAGAATTATCTTCCCCAGAGCACTGCAGAGAGAAGACCAGGATAGCTAGCCTGTAGAAGCTGCTGAACTTGGAGTGCAGAAGATTTTGTGTTATGAAGCTGTAGGACATGCTTTGGCACCTCTTATAAAAGGTTATTAAGGATTAACGCATGGAGAAGGAAGGACTGGAAAAATACCTCCAAGTTTCTCATATGGTTTCTTGGGTCCCCAAAGTAGCTGGATGGAAGGTGTCCTGCCATCCTTTCACTGTCAACATCTATTCTGTTAGTTAACTTTCAGTAAGTGAATGTAAGTAGTAACTAGCTGGGTAGGTTAACAAGATCAGTTACGGGACAAGAAAAGCTGAAGTATGGCTTTTGGTTATACTGAAATACTTGCTCTTTCCAGTTTACCTACCAGTCCCACCAGTTTGTATCActatttctctttcctccagactcagttttgttttctttgagatTGGGAACTAATCCTTGAGTAACTCACAAGAAGATTTGTTGATGAATCCTTGTTCACAATCCTAGTTCCAGCACTTAGCCAGTTTTTCATCTAAGTGAATGTTACTTCAATGTTACTCctttttagtttatttaaaaaattatcaggTAGTCCACAGTTGGATGCTTCTTGGAAGACATTGTATTACATCAGCACTGCTACCTTTTTCAAACTTCCTGACCTGACGAAAGCAAAGAGTTATACTACAAATCCATATTGACTGGCATTAATATTTTCCTCCTTAATTCTTGAGCAGCTCTCATTTTGGCTCATTAGCGTCTGGTTGAGACCTtgaatttccttgcttttcctcttcACCTTTTTGAATGTTCAgcaggtttgttttctttcactccTCTGAAACTTCTCCAACCATCTGATCGTTTTTGGAAAATCAGTATTAATGCTCTGGGGAAGCTCACTGGCTAATTCCTCATAACAACTTTTGGGGCAAATTGAATTGGTAATTGCAAAATGTCTACTCTAGTAGCCACTACTAAGCATCATTCTGAGTTAGGACTGGAGTGGAAAGTGTCTTAATATCCTGCAATATGACTCCTACTTCTGGCTTTTTTCCCAAGTGCAGAGGAGCAATTTTTCTTGAAGACTTTCATCTTCTTTGCATCACTGAGTCTGGTATTTTTATCCAGTCATGGATAATTGCTTGCCAATGTGCTTTTCTAAGTACTCTGAATTTAAAAGCCGAGTCTGAGGAAGGAGGGATTAGTGTCAGGTGTGCTGCCATGCACAAAGGCACCTTGGCTCTTGTCCTAACTATGATCAGGTCTTTCTGTGTTTGCGGCTTCCCTCAAGTGCTTCCAGTCTAATGAGGGAATCCCAGGCATGAAGGCAAAGGGATCATAAGGAGTCAGCTATCCCTACCCCAAAGTATGATCAGCTCACCACAGGTTGTTTCTAATAGACCTTGGAAATATCTGATAGACGCTTCATGATCTTTCCAGGCACATTGTTGTCACTGTTAGAAAGCATTTCCAGTCCCTTGCCTAGATCTCCCTTGTCACAGTTTAAGTTTGTTGCTTCTTGCCTTGTCTCTTGTGCACATGGTAAATGTTTATTCTCTTTAATTTTGTGGCTGtgtatttgaagactgttatGGCTGCTTTCAAAAAGGGAGCCTCTGTTATCACTGGGCTAGAACTGTATTGAATTGAAAATAGCTGCATCATGTGGTGAGACATGGAAGAACTATGTTCCAAATACAGACTTGTTTCAGGGATTTCTGAGATACAGGCTGCTAAAACAAACACTTGCAAAATACAAATGCTAGCCTACTTATAATAGTCTATGTACATCTAATGGTACCTTCCCCTCGGTGCTGGGGAAGGCTGGGAAGGGGACATGGCTCTGCTGTGCAGACATGAGATGAGGGTGGAATAATGTAGCAACAAAACACCCTCACGAGAGCTCTGGCTGTTTTCAAAATCTCCAATGCCTTGTGGAGGGCAGAGGGGACAAAGGGGCCTATGGTTTGTGTCATCTTTTTAATGCCCTGCCTTTTTAAGGCCCACAGAAGGAGCAGACATGCCACTGTGTGTGTCTCAGAGATGAAGTGTGGTGCTTACCTCAGTCTCTGGCTGTatttgcaggaggcagaggggaggatCATAGGGGATGATGAGAGGCTTACTTACAGTGAGCCCTGCAGATTGTCTGTGCTGCCTTCAGAGCTGGGGTCTGGCCAGGATAATTTTGAAACATGAGGCTGGGAAGTGATTTAATCAGGAAACTGAATTGCTCGCTCTCTGGGGGATAGCCCACCCTGTTCCACTGTTGTCCCAAAGACGTATCTCCAGCACCACTACTCTgtgctcccctttccctccctagAGCACAAAAAGGGCTGAAGTACATAACTGGGCCAGGGCCTGCTTATTCCAACTTAATGTCTGTGAGTAAATTGTCCCTGAAGCAGTGTTGGGGATGCACCTGTGACTCCTACTCTCTCACTTTACCATGCAAGAGCCAGGCAATCTCCCTGCAGGGTTTccaggggctccagggcagcTGCCCATGTTTGCAAGGCACTACCTGCAGGGTCCCCACTGCTCCCGCAGAGCACAGGTTTGCGTCATTTGGGCTGTGTTGATAATAGCAGAGCTCCCATCTCCCGAGGCCTCAGAGAGAATCATCAGAGCAACTGCTTTCAGCCATCTCTAGTCCTGGCCTGGGTGGCCTGGGACGTGACACCCCTTCTTGGTGCCTCATGCATCTTGTGGCTGGATGAGACATGCTTCTAGGAGGAGGGCTATGGGCTGATTCAGTCATGTGTCTCTGTCATTTCAATGATGGAGAAATTACCACGTCCCACGTAAAAGCATCCTAGGTGTCAGgttttttccccagcaaaaaATCCACTGACTCTTTCCAGTCTGAATTTGAGGTTTTTTCCCTTGAGTAGAGTCCTTTTTGTGGGAACTCTTATCCCAGTGCATGGCCTTGCCTTCTTTAACCTCCTTTGCAAAACTGGATTGTCCCAGCAGCTCTCATATGAGTCCTCCCCAATTCAGCAGCGTCTTTAGTGAGGCTCAGACCCATCCCTGGCCATTGTCTCCCACGTGCAGCAGTGATGCTACCTTCCTACTCCTACTTCTGAAAGTAGGGGATTATCATCTAAGGATCACATTAACCCTCTTAgccacagcacagccccaggagcaCATGCTCAGTTGTTTATGCCCCATGACCTCTAAATCTCTTTCAGAGAAGCAGTTTTCCAGAGCCCCATCACGGGCCATTATTCCACTATGACCTACATACTTTACTCCAATGCATTTTAATTAGACTGATTACCATGAATCCCAGGTAAGGCTGATCATTATAGCAGAGATTAAATGCAGACAATTGGTAAGGAGAGTTCAATCTATCTGCCTCCCTGTCTAGCTGTTGGATACTTTATTCTTAATGAAGAGTGACTTTCTtatcaaggaaaagaaatttcCCTAGTGAACAGTGATGAGGATGGGTGTCTAGATGGATTAACACACGTGATTCACTTTTTAATTCACATTATTTACAGTGGCTCACAaattttttaatcagttctgtCCATAACTCTTGTCATCTTTAGAGGATCTGCCCCAGTGCTGAGATAGTTTTCTGCTCAGTATTGTCCTTTTTTATTGTCTACTATTGTCAGACCAGGTCTGACTGAGTAAATATGGTTATATTTATCTATCTGTAAGTCCTAAGTTCCAAGCTACCTTTGCacagcagccatagccccttggGCACCTCAGTTTCTGTGGGACTAGCCAGGGCCCATTCTCCCACAGCACCCATAAATGAAATGCCCCTTCCAGAGCAGCAGATCTGCTCTTCGAGGTGCTCTGTTGACCAGGACAGGCTTTGTTCAGCTAACACTCTCCAACTCTGCTATGCAAGCAGGTATGGGCTTTTCCCCTGGTGATTTGGGAAGCTGCACAGACCCATAAAAGGCTGTGCCCAGGTCCTGTCCTGCAACTGTGGGACAGCAGCCATGAGCAGGGCTTTGcatgcccaggaagagcagcCAGTTGCTCTCTACACAGCTGGGGGTACCAGCTAATTTTGGCCTTGCCGAGCACAGGAAGATCATGGCTCCAGAGTGGGAGTGGGTGAAACTAGCCTCCCTTTCCCCAAGCTTTTGGCAACTTTCCTGAGCATCTGTTGGGGTAGCAAGGTGGCCAAAGTCAGACCGCTGCCTGGCTGCCCACTTCCACGTGCGGATTATGAGAGGGGGGAGACAACACAAACAACCAACTAGTCAGAGCCATCACAGAACCAGTGTTTATAAGGGTGGCTGAATCAGCCCTCTTCTTACAAGCCATTATACAGAGGTTCCAAGCAGAGCCACAACATGGCAGGAACGTACCACTCTGTTGGCAACAgcagcctccgctgcgccgtacCTCTCGACACATGACAGCCACGCAGTGCAAGCGCCAGGGTAGGGGCCAGACAGCAGCTACAATGCAAGGGCAAGGCAGAACAAGGAGCATTGTTTGCAGACAGCACACCATCAAAGAGCCACAGGCAGGTTCACCAAAGAGCTGGTGTATTGTACAGAGCTCTTCCCACGTGCACgctgtgctttaggcccccaGGCAGGCTCGGACCAGCCAGCAACCAGGGCCAGGCAGGAGAAGGAATATGAACAGTTCACCCACTGCCTGTGCCCAGCTCCTCAATGGGgcacagccagccccacaggaagATGCAGAGGCTGCTGCACATCCACCATGGCTGCAGAGACCAGGGCATCCATGCTGCAAGACTTAGCAGTTAGGCAACCTAGTGCTTGAGTGATTGTTTCCTCCGtatatttcttccaaaatatgCTAAAACCATATGGGCCTGCACTTTAGGTAGGGACTGTCGTCCATGTGTATAACTAGCCCATTGCATTGTCCCTGCTGGGGCCATCTCAACAGAGCCACTGAGCAGGGACTCCTGGCGATCACTCCATAAACACGCTATCATGAGCCCTGGAGTGCATGGGGCATTGTTGGAGAGGAACAGTCACCAAAAAGCACCTGTGGAATCCTGGCCTGAGCACAGGCTGGGTAACTGACAGCCTGGCAGAAGCAGGCACGGCAGGCTGAGCATTCCTTGCCCATGCAGAGAATGGCACAGGCAGAGCTGTTAGGGCacagggggaaggagaagggctgAGATTCAGCTACACTCAATGCAGTGCAGCCCAGGGAAGGCCACTGGGGACTGCCGCGTCAAGAGCAGGGCCTAGGAGGTTGCCGGAGCCTGCATGTCAGGAGTAGGTCTGGGCCCCATGGCTGCGCCATCCTCAGGACCGCACGGATCAGCCTCTGGCTGGCCCAACATGgttgcagcagggcaggcggtACAGCTGTGTGCCAGGTTCCAACACACCCTGAACCAGTCATCCCTTGCTGTCAGCGAGCCAGCCCTACACCTCCCTGGGCAAGGGAGCCAGGCTCCTACAGTGCAAGTCTGCACTGAATCCCGCTGTAGACCTGCTGAAGAACAGGCTATCTGCTTGTGTCCTGTAAGCACCCAGCCACTCACCCAGGCCTTGTCCTGCTTCCAGCTTGCATGCTCCCTAAAGCCCAGAgcccccagctgccctgtggccccactcagCCTGACCTTTTGGGGGACCAACTCCTGTGAGCAATGCAGACCAGCCAGCTGAGGGGATGGCCAGCAACATGCTGAGTGCCCACTGTCTTTGCAGAGCACAGGGACGCAGGCAGGGAACTGCACTTGGTTCCTTCTTGAGCCAAGGAGGAACCTTGAGGGGCCTTCTTCTGGCCCCTCCCTCTTTCTGCTAGTGGGCTCAGAAGTACAGGAGGCATCAGGGCTGCAGGAAGAGCCCATACTGCGGCCAGGATGGGTAGCCCCCCAggctgcctgtcccagccccctgagggccctcTGCATCCCCAGCAGCTCAGGACCTGCACTGCTGGGTCAGCGGAAACAAGACATGCTGTTTTGGGGTCTGGGCAGGCTTGACCTGGGGCTCCAGGGAAATTGATGAGGACAAGGCTCCTTGTCACCAGGCCAGGCACTGTGTTTTGGAGGATGAAAGCTGGTTCCCAAGTGCTGGGGATAGGAAGGGAGGGAGCCAGCTCCCCCCTCCATGCTCTACTGGGAGTGGGTAGGGATGCATGAGTGTCACAGTCCCCCCCTGGAGAGAGCCACATGCCCAGGGCAGACCTGGCCCTGGTGGCTCTCGCTGCAGAAGAGACTGtggagagtgggggggggggaggggggggttgggcTTTGTCTGGGGGAGGAGGACAAATGCTCCCAGAGCTGTAGTGACCCAGATGCCCCGTCCCTTACAACATCATCTCTTAGACTCCTCAGTGTCTGCATCCGGCAGCCCCACTGCAGGCTGGGGGCTCGGCTGGACTGCTTGTACTGTCTCCTCCAGACTGCCACTGGGAAACACCACGTACCGGGCACTCACATGCTGTGGCTTGGGCTCCCGCAGGTTCTCTTTGCTGTGCCAGATGCCATAACCGAAATATACAAGTAAGcctggagcagggagggaagcaagagaaacagagaacCTGTTGTAGAAGAGGTCAGAGGAGTCCTGCGGTGGCTGGTATGCTCCTCTGGATGCAGCCAAGAGAAGTCAGGCATCCTGAGAGAGCAGCACATATCACAGTGCCTGTGGGGGCCCAGTCACTGCCCCATTCCCACCCCAAACCCCTCTCCATGAACCTTTCCATGCTCTTTGTTCACAGGAGCTCAAATTCCATCTCCCCAGGGCAGCCCTTTGATGTGATATCTGCCCTCTCAGTGGGTTAAAACTGAATCGCAGAGGCCATTGCCTCTTCCTGTCCCTCTCCAGGGAGCCAGTTCTTCAGCAAGGTCCTGGAGCAGCCTCCGTCACACATCATTTGAGAGCTCCATGTGcttaaggcagaggaaaaagcttATCTCCTTCTCAACCAGCAGCAGAACTGCCACAAGGAATCACAGCCTGGGCAGCCAGGAGCTTCACCAGCTCAGGTAGTGATTGGAGATGATCAAACGCACTCAGAAGACTTACAGAGGAAGAAGTCAGTTTTCCAGGTAAATACAACCCTGAGAGCCCGATCCCAACTGCACTCAAGGTGCTAGACCCAGTGCTAGAGAACAAAAATCAAAGACATGGGATCAAATGTAATGTGGTGCCTGAAGGTAGATTGTGCCAGGCTAATCTGACAGCCTTCCTTGATGACATGCTCTGCCATGAACAGAGGAAAGAGGGACTTCCTCGGTCTAGATTCCAGCAATGTTTCCACAAAGGCCCAAGGGAAACTGAACTGGAAAGGATGAGGATGAGGCAAATGGGGAAGCATGTACCCAGAGAGAAGAGGACCATAGCAGTCCTTAGAGAGAGAAGGGGCAGGGGAGACTCCAAGGGGAGCACCTCAAAGAACTGTTGTGGCACAAAACCTGGGAACGTGCTCATGGGTTGAAGTCTTGTCAGTGCAGGAGAGGATGAGGAAACTATATGGGAAGAACCAAAGGGCCTCAAAGGCTGGAATCAAAAAGGGATGATGCAGGACTGTGTCACACATCTCAGGGGTAATACTGAAGATTTCTACTGGCTGGTAGGGGCTGGATGTGATGAGGGAAGCTTAAAACCAGCTGACTGCAGGAAGGAAATCTTCCAGTGGGTTAcagcaaagagagggaaacagTCCCTAGCTACATCAGAAGCACCTTGCATGGAGAGAGGGAGCTCTGAATGACTTTATGAGCACTGGCAAACCGCCTCTGGGATAAGATGCagctctgttccagtgcttttATGAAAGAGGACCCAAACTGAAACAGGAACAAAGATGTAACACAGTCAGGGGAACCAAGGAGTGTCAGGGAGATCCCAAAAGACCTTGGTTTCTGACTTTGAATGTAAACTGAAGGCAGAGAGGGCAAATGATGCACTTATAAACTTCATAAACAGTGGAGAAAAGAGCTGTTGAAGCCACCAGACACTGCTGGCATAAGAACTGATCGAGTATGCACACACCTGAGCTGAGAGGGGACAGATCCCTGCTGACcctcttttcctgctctctgcttgCTCTGACCATGTTCTCCAGAGCTCCCCATGTTAGCTCGCACTGGACATTTCACTCTCTCCTCCTTTAAAGAGCCACTGATTTCCCGGGAGTTTATACCCCTGTAGAAATACTCACCTATGATCAGCCAGATAGCAAACCGGAGCCATGTCATATAGCTGAGCTTCAGCATGAGATATATATTCAGGACAATACTCAGTGCGGGGGACAGGGGCACCAGGGGTATCTGCAAGTAAAATAGAGGAAGTGATGAGAGAGagacctgccccacagcagccagcagcagctcccacatacaTTAGACACAGCTGTGGGCAACCACTCTGGAAGACAATGTTACTTATCCTTAAAATTGCAGAGACAAAACCTAGCAGTCGTACATACTAAGGACAAAGTGACCTGAACCCGTTATCTGGGCTTTCTGAAAATGGTCCAAGACAGCCAAAAGGAACAACAGGACAAGTGTCAAGCCAACAGGGTGGACATGGGGCACTGGGGAGCACAGACTCCAGAAACAGCTGGGGTTAACAGTGGCAAGGACCAAACAAGCTCCAAGCGCAAAAATGATTTAGAGGCCAAAGAAAAGAGTTCAGTCATGTAGTTCACTGAGGGAAAGCTGAAGGCTGAAATAGTGGGGACAGGCAGAAGGAAAGCTTGTAGCTGCTTCCTCCCACCAAGCTGTCCTTAACAGGGCCTGTCTGATGTGGAGGAGGGAAGACCAGGGAAGGCAGGACTGTGACCCTCAAATGCAAAACATGTTGCTTCCTGAGGGACAGGATAGGATGGGGTCCTGACCTGCTGTGAGGCATTAGGAAATGCTGAGAGTGCAGCCTGGGGCGCTTGGGGACATCTGCTCCTAGGATGTGGCTGCTACCACCACAGGGTTTGAAGGACCCATTAGCCCAACACCTGCCAGGGATGGTCTCAGTGGAGAGGATCACGCCCTGGGTCAGGGGACAGGACCTCTTCAGGTCTTCTCCAGCACCACCTTCCTGACGTCTCAACCCAGGATCATGTCTGTCCTCCTAGCCACAGCACAGCACCACAGCATATATCCCACTAGCTTTGCCCACTACACTGAGTTCCTCTCAGAGTCACTGCTCCGCCTTGCCCAACCCTAACTGGTCCTTAGCCCTCTGTCCCTGGCATCCAGCTGCACACAGCTATAAGCTGCTCATCAATACCTCCCCACGCTCAGTGCTCACTAACACTCTCCTCCTTTTCGTCTCTTCTTCAGTTATTGCAGTGATTTTACCCAATGGTGACTGAGGCCTCCTGTGGGTCCATCAGAACTGCTCCACCCTGCTGAACCTGGCAGAGGGGCTGGTCCTGCCTTCATCCAGTGCAACCTCCAGCCCCCAGTGCATACCTGGAAGGTCtgtgtgctgtgctgctgctcatgGGCCCAGATGAGGAGGAGGCTGAGCAGAAACCCCAGGCTGAAGAGGACCAGCAGCAGGGAGTAGCTCCAGGTTGGCAGGTGGAGGTGGGTGTTGCCAAACACCAAGATAGAGCACAGGCAGATGGCGGACACCATCAGGGTAACCACACCAATGGTGACCACCTCTCCTGGGTAGAAGTCACTGAGGAACTCCAGGTAGGGTTCAAAAGCTGCcttcagctgccctggctcccgcTGCTCTTTGCTCTTGTCTCCATCCACCAGCTGGAGCTTGTCGGAGAAGGACTCGTACTCCTTCAGCTCACCAGTGGCAGGGCCCTCGCTGGGCCCAGGACTGGTCTGCTTGCCGGCTGGCTGACCGGGAATATCTATTTTCTGCTGCTGGAAGCGCAGCACAATGATGCTGGCAGCCACAAAGGTGTAGGCCAGAAGAGTGCCAATGGACAGGAACTGCACCAGGGCCTCCAGGTCGAAGATAAGGGCCAGCAGTGCCATGAGCATCCCAAACACCACAATGCCAATGACGGGCACCTGTGTGCGGGGGTGGACCCGGgagaacacctggaagaagagcCCATCCTCTGCCATGGCATAGACAATGCGTGGCAGGGAGAAGAGGTTGCTCAGCAGGACTGTGTTCATGGCTGAGGGAGAAGCAGAGAGGGGACCCTCGTCAGACCTGGCACATGGCCCAaaccaccccaggatcccagctGGTAGCATTGCAGCCCCAAGCTCACATGTACCAAcccagagagagaagaggagacagCTCCCACCCTgtcctgcccactgccacccccagccTGCCTGTACTCACCGCAGATGGAGCCAGCAGCTACCAGAAATCCTGCCCAGGAGTAACCCCTCCGGTAAAATGCATCCGCCAGGGCAGAGTCAGGGTCCAGTGTATACCAGGGCACCATCAGCGTCAACACCATAGACACTAGGATGTAAGCCCCAGTGGCCAGCCCCAAGGAGAAAGCTATCGCTCTAGGAACTGCCTTCTGGGGGTTCCTGGCTTCTTCACTCGAGGCTGCTATGACGTCAAAGCCCACAAAGGCATAGAAGCATGTGGCTGTTCCGGCCATGATGCCTGACAGCCCAAATGGGGCAAAACCTCCTTCCTTAGCACTCCAGTTCTTGGGCTGTGCAAGGATGAAGCCTGTGATGAGAATGAAGAGGATGACACCCATGCTGATGGCTGAAAAGACATGGTTGAGCCAGGAGGAAACTTTGGCCCCAAAGGAGATGAATGCAGTGGCTACTAGCAAGATGCCAGCTGCCAGGAAGTCCGGGTAGTGCGCCAGGAATGGCACCTGCCATGTGCCAATGTGGGTCTCAGTGAAGTTCTTTATTTTGTGGTTAAAGATGGAATCCAGGTAACCACTCCATGCCCTGGCCACTGCAGCTCCTCCGATCATGTATTCCAGCAGCACATTCCAACCGATGAGGAAGGCCCAGATCTCACCCACAGACACGTAGGTGAACATATAGGCAGAGCCTGTCTTGGGTACCCGGGCCCCAAACTCAG
Proteins encoded in this region:
- the SLC7A4 gene encoding cationic amino acid transporter 4, encoding MARWLPRSADLTRFCQKLNRVKTLEDNMMETSFNRCLSTIDLTLLGIGGMVGSGLYVLTGTVAKEIAGPAVIVSFIIAGFASLLAALCYAEFGARVPKTGSAYMFTYVSVGEIWAFLIGWNVLLEYMIGGAAVARAWSGYLDSIFNHKIKNFTETHIGTWQVPFLAHYPDFLAAGILLVATAFISFGAKVSSWLNHVFSAISMGVILFILITGFILAQPKNWSAKEGGFAPFGLSGIMAGTATCFYAFVGFDVIAASSEEARNPQKAVPRAIAFSLGLATGAYILVSMVLTLMVPWYTLDPDSALADAFYRRGYSWAGFLVAAGSICAMNTVLLSNLFSLPRIVYAMAEDGLFFQVFSRVHPRTQVPVIGIVVFGMLMALLALIFDLEALVQFLSIGTLLAYTFVAASIIVLRFQQQKIDIPGQPAGKQTSPGPSEGPATGELKEYESFSDKLQLVDGDKSKEQREPGQLKAAFEPYLEFLSDFYPGEVVTIGVVTLMVSAICLCSILVFGNTHLHLPTWSYSLLLVLFSLGFLLSLLLIWAHEQQHSTQTFQIPLVPLSPALSIVLNIYLMLKLSYMTWLRFAIWLIIGLLVYFGYGIWHSKENLREPKPQHVSARYVVFPSGSLEETVQAVQPSPQPAVGLPDADTEESKR